The following proteins come from a genomic window of Dysidea avara chromosome 12, odDysAvar1.4, whole genome shotgun sequence:
- the LOC136240373 gene encoding uncharacterized protein yields the protein MEEEGSDKKSFIEATVRDRPTLKDLKNHVILAVSVRWKDLGIQLLDSELYPVLDIIEMDHPKSAADCCTCMLSKWLDTQPGASWSQLLEGIKAVGLYYWADFITKKLKGKKALIGPNNHELNSDMLKSQQVHFALRPKLTLVGTTLAAVGVCLMFCGWCLNLLTMFVFGLGIFLLGYTIIITTFFVKRRVTIECL from the exons ATGGAAGAAGAAGGTAGTGATAAGAAATCGTTCATTGAGGCAACAG TGCGTGACCGACCAACTCTTAAAGACCTCAAGAATCATGTCATACTTGCTGTATCTGTAAGGTGGAAGGATCTAGGTATTCAATTACTGGACTCTGAGCTATATCCAGTACTAGATATTATTGAAATGGACCACCCTAAAAGTGCAGCAGATTGTTGTACCTGCATGTTGAGTAAGTGGCTGGATACTCAGCCGGGTGCCAGTTGGAGTCAACTACTTGAAGGTATCAAAGCTGTTGGTTTGTACTACTGGGCAGATTTTATTACAAAGAAGCTTAAGG GGAAAAAGGCTCTCATTGGGCCAAATAATCATGAGTTGAATTCAGACATGCTAAAGAGTCAACAAGTTCACTTTGCTCTTCGTCCGAAGTTGACACTAGTCGGGACCACATTAGCAGCAGTGGGTGTTTGTCTGATGTTTTGTGGCTGGTGCCTGAATTTGTTGACGATGTTTGTGTTTGGTCTGGGAATATTTCTTCTGGGCTATACCATAATCATCACTACCTTTTTTGTCAAAAGAAGAGTAACAATTGAATGTTTGTGA